One window from the genome of Anopheles merus strain MAF chromosome 3R, AmerM5.1, whole genome shotgun sequence encodes:
- the LOC121597933 gene encoding LOW QUALITY PROTEIN: uncharacterized protein LOC121597933 (The sequence of the model RefSeq protein was modified relative to this genomic sequence to represent the inferred CDS: deleted 2 bases in 1 codon): MTLQNTKSHLVTARKGSSPSIRRLPAHLGLLSALAMLVMLLGLQFPFADGYRMQRTQSSCYYNGTHFMEGSIVPTKEPCLMCKCTEKTLICALKVCPEQPIPPPRGCILVHKAGSCCPYLQCSKLNLAVKNNGDRKKLHFLDYYEKAAQERFENPNAYLRRSDDDEVEDNGACIVNGTVYKSGSAMVSSTLCSYCYCINGRQQCVKPKCALPSQKCAPVFVDSACCPIRYDCSGKTPIKNAELATTESANHVRRINNKHYQRMAERRGYRSNGCTAGGHTYPDGEKMKSEDPCEVCYCIRGQRKCTPKKCAPTIKGCTPRVPRGECCAVRYDCKHGEQKPFGRKMEDEEESFDFFSILFGPDPDAPKEETKNATEVIEAPVTETAPVSTTSEKSFLDLLRAGLDFIDDAGEDELLLSTAAPSEANTLLTSTELPPELQTVKVEIIQEPQAIYIEKPDFNFPVRKIPPVPIMFKPLPKIPTLLMNEPQFQNLESDSLLKENPTEVSNSLLETTVKNVPTVGSDEEEQTEATEAIISTTTEERTTTRTTTTTTVAPSTEKSTERTTTTTTPKPTTTTTTTTMAPTTTTTTTTTTTTAMPTTTTTTTTTPRTTTTKQTTTEAPTTTTEAPTTTTEPPTTTTLTSTTVVAKAKPLEDESTILPTTTITPTKKAELTTSTTNSSPNTKPTEKISTSLPTSTQEVKTTAEYIETTTTPPPLPKKEVMSEKLLQTTPPPAVSHSTPVDVVIKIDQLVDKQTVETILNSLNAKIEKVTKVTEPIVTTTIATKRPNNKFVGFVPEKIPTTVFSRVTPPVTTESTESTVLLNDPTTSVTTEGDITSTIEPDVTTTLRDTTTDRQSEEISTSTQRMEESEESTTVTSTVPSETSTMQEESSAEMSTDVTDTTIANSYTETTHEEPRTEPFVVENNDTATTTETITSVAPTKQAPPPPTRPPNPLKENNLLSVLLSGLSNIFDATKNDSGKQSQKNRTEYRPITPKPIPISGFHKVSNIPSILESDIGMDYDEPTLPPSLPNLKIIPFLPADAVKKNDPPKPVSIVPPTYTYFKNHPNNYPIVNDPYEAPPSGYGVSNEHDILHPGMTYKAPGKPMTAEYEYAYDPAINYPALTESYDVDAKNGYYNTKVIRDKYDTVDDMDYDYDTDTIHKYAELPAKQDLFQNELKKFIPTKYEVPQEGTYVPVYDKYGVGYPEKNVYYTNHKELAYGAGAELDKVQVQSTDNPLFRIDGTDMSGFSPPTKTEGGFVPKEPIKGEFYYESYATTPFPTELTDDHHVKLPYNATPTSSYGVTPSNPFIDVIRTEPAPPLMSLIEDKEKLLSTLHSKNTSLEDLLGDPSEGSDEYEKQIISITTDANYLSSMAEEHVPTQRTTSSKPNFTGFELNFPVSVHLPEEPVSEATKPASPAEAQHSEPEPSGMFSLENMLNYLLREEDPINENRLRNASNSETTAAVSDGVPPFKTLPSRLTAVYDPTVGLEASLGDVKPPSDEELHDGTVTLKVESAKNDTKTLYRPSLLDLPFLNPGFHTKPINQPDSDPETQNELDRYGYGGTPEHHTDQYQVIAEGTPSANAQSYVVNPVDINKLKQHHSEGTAEITMKSKVKDTVGILKLAGCNIYGRMYRVGRIISELSGPCLECKCTEVGVHCTPLDCRRRR; this comes from the exons AATCCAGTTGCTACTACAATGGGACCCACTTTATGGAGGGTTCGATCGTGCCGACCAAGGAACCCTGCCTGATGTGCAAATGTACGGAGAAGACGCTGATCTGCGCGCTGAAGGTTTGTCCAG AACAACCGATTCCACCGCCGAGGGGATGCATTTTGGTGCATAAGGCCGGTTCCTGTTGCCCGTACCTGCAGTGCTCGAAGCTGAATCTGGCCGTCAAGAACAATGGCGATAGGAAGAAGCTCCACTTTCTGGACTACTACGAAAAGGCGGCCCAGGAGCGGTTTGAAAACCCGAACGCGTATCTACGCCGCTCCGATGACGACGAGGTGGAAGATAATGGAG CTTGTATCGTTAACGGCACGGTGTACAAATCGGGCTCGGCCATGGTTAGCTCCACGCTCTGCTCGTACTGCTACTGCATCAACGGGCGGCAGCAGTGCGTGAAGCCGAAGTGTGCCCTGCCGAGCCAAAAGTGTGCCCCGGTGTTTGTGGACTCGGCCTGCTGCCCGATCCGGTACGATTGTAGTGGCAAAACGCCGATCAAAAACGCCGAGCTGGCGACCACGGAGTCGGCCAATCATGTGCGGCGGATTAACAACAAGCACTATCAGCGGATGGCCGAGCGGCGTGGATATCGTAGCAATGGGTGTACCGCTGGTGGACATACCTATCCGGACGGGGAGAAGATGAAGTCGGAAGATCCGTGTGAGGTGTGCTACTGTATCCGGGGGCAGCGCAAGTGTACGCCCAAGAAGTGTGCCCCGACGATTAAGGGTTGTACGCCACGTGTACCGCGTGGGGAGTGCTGTGCGGTGCGCTACGATTGCA AGCACGGAGAGCAGAAACCCTTCGGTCGCAAGATGGAAGATGAGGAAGAGTCGTTTGACTTTTTCTCGATCCTCTTCGGACCCGACCCAGATGCACCGAAGGAAGAGACGAAGAATGCTACTGAAGTGATCGAAGCACCAGTCACTGAAACCGCTCCGGTGAGTACCACTTCGGAGAAGAGTTTCCTCGACCTGCTGCGTGCCGGGCTTGACTTTATCGATGATGCCGGCGAAGATGAGCTGCTACTAAGTACGGCAGCTCCATCAGAAGCAAACACCTTGCTTACCTCAACCGAACTACCACCCGAGCTGCAAACGGTAAAGGTAGAGATCATTCAAGAACCGCAAGCGATCTACATCGAAAAGCCGGACTTTAATTTCCCGGTGCGGAAGATACCGCCGGTACCGATCATGTTTAAACCGCTGCCGAAGATACCGACCCTGCTGATGAACGAACCACAGTTCCAGAATTTGGAGTCGGACTCTTTGCTGAAGGAAAATCCGACTGAAGTGTCGAACTCTCTGTTGGAAACAACGGTGAAGAATGTTCCGACTGTTGGAAGTGACGAGGAGGAGCAAACGGAAGCAACAGAAGCGATCATTTCGACGACTACCGAGGAGAGGACTACTACTCGCACTACAACTACGACCACAGTGGCACCGAGTACAGAAAAATCTACAGAGCGAACTACGACCACAACGACGCCGAAACCGACTACGACTACTACTACGACAACGATGGCTCCAACTACTACCACGacaacaactactactactacaacggCAATGCCGACTacgactactactactactacaacgcCTCGTACAACTACTACAAAGCAGACGACTACAGAAGCCCCTACGACGACCACAGAAGCTCCTACGACAACCACGGAACCTCCAACAACTACTACTTTAACCAGTACGACAGTAGTGGCGAAAGCAAAGCCTTTAGAAGATGAAAGTACAATTCTTCCGACAACTACAATAACTCCGACAAAGAAAGCAGAACTGACCACATCTACCACCAACTCTTCTCCTAACACTAAACCTACCGAGAAGATCTCGACTTCTTTGCCTACAAGTACACAAGAAGTTAAGACAACTGCAGAATACATCGAGaccacaacaacaccacctccactaccaaaaaaa gaagtaatGTCTGAAAAACTACTACAAACAACTCCACCACCGGCTGTTAGCCACTCCACTCCAGTCGATGTCGTCATAAAGATCGACCAATTAGTCGACAAACAAACGGTAGAAACCATCCTCAACTCCCTGAATGCAAAGATTGAAAAGGTAACCAAGGTAACGGAGCCGATTGTCACCACAACCATCGCAACCAAGCGACCCAACAACAAGTTTGTTGGATTTGTGCCGGAAAAAATACCCACGACGGTGTTCTCGAGGGTGACCCCGCCGGTGACAACGGAGTCGACCGAATCGACTGTCTTGTTGAATGATCCAACAACATCCGTTACGACGGAGGGTGATATTACTTCCACAATTGAACCGGATGTAACGACTACGCTGCGAGATACAACTACCGATCGACAGTCGGAAGAGATAAGCACCAGCACGCAGCGAATGGAAGAGAGTGAAGAATCGACCACCGTCACTTCAACAGTGCCTTCGGAAACATCGACAATGCAAGAGGAAAGTTCTGCGGAAATGTCCACCGACGTGACAGACACAACGATTGCCAATTCTTACACGGAAACTACACACGAAGAGCCGCGAACAGAGCCGTTTGTAGTTGAGAATAACGATACGGCAACAACGACTGAAACGATCACATCAGTCGCACCGACAAAGCAagcgccaccgccgccaacacGTCCACCGAACCCATTGAAAGAGAACAATCTCCTCTCGGTACTGCTGAGCGGCCTCTCCAACATATTCGACGCAACGAAGAACGATTCGGGTAAGCAGTCGCAGAAGAATCGTACCGAGTACCGACCCATCACCCCGAAACCGATCCCGATCAGTGGATTCCACAAGGTAAGCAACATACCGTCGATCCTGGAGTCGGACATCGGGATGGATTACGACGAGCCGACGTTGCCACCCAGTCTGCCAAACTTGAAGATCATCCCATTCCTGCCGGCCGATGCGGTGAAAAAGAACGATCCACCGAAGCCGGTCAGCATCGTACCGCCGACGTACACGTACTTCAAGAACCACCCGAACAACTACCCGATCGTGAACGACCCGTACGAGGCACCGCCCAGCGGGTATGGGGTGAGCAATGAGCATGATATCCTACACCCCGGGATGACGTACAAGGCGCCGGGCAAGCCGATGACGGCGGAGTACGAGTACGCGTATGATCCGGCGATCAACTATCCGGCGCTGACGGAGAGCTACGATGTGGATGCAAAGAATGGGTACTACAACACGAAGGTGATCCGCGACAAGTACGATACGGTGGATGACATGGACTACGATTACGATACGGACACGATACACAAGTACGCCGAGCTTCCGGCCAAGCAGGATCTGTTCCAGAACGAGCTGAAGAAGTTTATCCCGACCAAGTACGAGGTACCGCAGGAGGGAACGTACGTGCCGGTGTACGACAAGTATGGGGTGGGCTATCCGGAGAAGAATGTTTATTACACGAACCACAAGGAGCTGGCGTACGGTGCCGGTGCAGAGCTGGACAAGGTACAGGTACAGAGCACGGATAATCCACTGTTCCGGATCGATGGGACGGATATGAGCGGGTTCTCGCCGCCAACGAAAACGGAAG GTGGATTTGTACCAAAGGAGCCGATAAAGGGTGAGTTTTATTACGAAAGTTACGCGACGACACCGTTCCCGACCGAGCTGACGGACGATCATCATGTGAAGTTACCATACAATGCCACTCCAACTAGTTCCTATGGAG TGACTCCATCCAATCCGTTCATTGATGTGATCCGAACGGAGCCGGCACCGCCCCTGATGTCACTGATCGAGGACAAGGAGAAGCTTCTCTCGACACTGCATTCGAAGAATACCTCCCTAGAGGATCTGCTAGGAGATCCAAGCGAGGGAAGCGATGAGTACGAGAAGCAAATCATCTCCATTACGACCGACGCGAACTACCTTTCTTCGATGGCGGAAGAGCACGTGCCAACACAGCGTACGACCTCATCGAAGCCTAACTTTACCGGGTTTGAGTTGAACTTCCCCGTTTCGGTTCATCTCCCCGAGGAGCCCGTGTCGGAAGCAACGAAACCGGCCAGCCCGGCTGAAGCACAGCATAGCGAACCGGAACCGAGTGGAATGTTTAGCTTGGAGAACATGCTCAACTATCTGCTGCGCGAGGAAGATCCTATCAATGAGAATCGGCTGAGGAATGCTAGCAATAGTGAGACAACAGCAGCTGTTAGTGATGGTGTTCCACCGTTCAAAACACTGCCTTCACGACTCACTGCCGTTTACGATCCAACGGTTGGTTTGGAAGCTTCCCTTGGAGATGTGAAACCACCCTCAGATGAGGAACTACACGACGGCACGGTTACTCTCAAAGTGGAGAGTGccaaaaacgacacaaaaaCCCTATACCGACCATCGCTTCTCGATCTACCGTTCCTGAACCCTGGCTTCCACACGAAACCCATCAACCAACCGGACTCGGACCCAGAGACACAGAATGAGCTGGATCGATATGGGTATGGAGGTACTCCCGAGCATCATACCGATCAGTATCAGGTGATTGCTGAAGGTACGCCCAGTGCAAACGCACAATCGTACGTCGTCAACCCGGTGGACATTAACAAGCTGAAGCAGCACCACTCCGAAGGTACGGCGGAGATTACCATGAAGTCGAAGGTGAAGGATACGGTCGGCATACTGAAGCTGGCCGGCTGTAACATCTACGGCCGAATGTACCGGGTGGGACGGATCATTTCCGAGCTTTCTGGTCCGTGCCTGGAGTGCAAGTGTACCGAGGTGGGTGTGCACTGCACGCCCCTAGATTGCCGGAGACGGCGGTAA